One region of Phragmites australis chromosome 18, lpPhrAust1.1, whole genome shotgun sequence genomic DNA includes:
- the LOC133899579 gene encoding uncharacterized protein LOC133899579 isoform X4, which produces MDGFGNDFFSPRNADDVFPELFGSRSVREVKGMEYLFPNEIFHFHSRNHRFSPRFAGFFGSRSGSSSSSIFGTKPPAVETKLPCKLEDLYAGATRKMKISRSIVKPNGQLGTETEVLTINIKPGWKKGTKITFPDKGNKQPNQLPADIVFIIDEEPHDVYTREGNDLLVYKKIDLVDALAGTTVNLKTLDGRDLAIQIIDVVTPGHELVIAKEGMPFSKENGRRGNLRIQFDVNFPKRLSAEQRRNIRKDLGGQPQQQ; this is translated from the exons ATGGACGGGTTCGGCAACGACTTCTTCAGTCCTCGGAACGCCGACGACGTGTTTCCTGAGTTATTTGGCTCGCGTTCAG TCAGAGAAGTTAAGGGGATGGAGTATTTGTTCCCTAATGAGATATTCCATTTCCATTCTCGAAACCACCGCTTCAGTCCT CGGTTTGCTGGGTTCTTTGGCTCCCGTTCAG GTTCCTCGTCGTCCAGTATTTTTGGCACAAAGCCACCGGCCGTGGAAACAAAGCTGCCCTGCAAACTTGAAGATCTATATGCCGGTGCAACGCGCAAGATGAAGATATCCAGGAGCATTGTGAAGCCTAACGG GCAACTAGGGACCGAAACAGAGGTTTTAACAATCAACATAAAGCCTGGCTGGAAGAAGGGGACCAAGATCACATTCCCGGACAAGGGCAATAAGCAGCCGAACCAGCTCCCTGCCGACATCGTCTTTATCATCGATGAGGAGCCCCATGATGTGTACACAAGAGAAGGCAATGATCTCCTGGTCTACAAGAAGATCGACTTGGTGGATGCCTTGGCAGGAACCACTGTTAATCTGAAGACCCTCGATGGGCGTGACCTGGCGATTCAGATCATCGATGTGGTGACGCCTGggcatgagcttgtgatcgcaaagGAAGGGATGCCTTTTTCCAAGGAGAATGGGAGAAGAGGCAATCTGAGGATCCAGTTCGACGTCAATTTCCCCAAGAGGTTATCGGCAGAGCAGCGGCGCAACATTAGGAAGGATCTTGGAGGTCAACCTCAGCAGCAGTGA
- the LOC133899579 gene encoding uncharacterized protein LOC133899579 isoform X3 yields the protein MDGFGNDFFSPRNADDVFPELFGSRSGIRSHLTSPVGEVSGSDSRFAGFFGSRSAMRVSTLRTGSSSSSIFGTKPPAVETKLPCKLEDLYAGATRKMKISRSIVKPNGQLGTETEVLTINIKPGWKKGTKITFPDKGNKQPNQLPADIVFIIDEEPHDVYTREGNDLLVYKKIDLVDALAGTTVNLKTLDGRDLAIQIIDVVTPGHELVIAKEGMPFSKENGRRGNLRIQFDVNFPKRLSAEQRRNIRKDLGGQPQQQ from the exons ATGGACGGGTTCGGCAACGACTTCTTCAGTCCTCGGAACGCCGACGACGTGTTTCCTGAGTTATTTGGCTCGCGTTCAG GCATTCGAAGTCACCTGACTTCACCAGTGGGTGAAGTCAGTGGATCCGATTCCCGGTTTGCTGGGTTCTTTGGCTCCCGTTCAG CAATGCGTGTCTCTACCTTGCGGACAGGTTCCTCGTCGTCCAGTATTTTTGGCACAAAGCCACCGGCCGTGGAAACAAAGCTGCCCTGCAAACTTGAAGATCTATATGCCGGTGCAACGCGCAAGATGAAGATATCCAGGAGCATTGTGAAGCCTAACGG GCAACTAGGGACCGAAACAGAGGTTTTAACAATCAACATAAAGCCTGGCTGGAAGAAGGGGACCAAGATCACATTCCCGGACAAGGGCAATAAGCAGCCGAACCAGCTCCCTGCCGACATCGTCTTTATCATCGATGAGGAGCCCCATGATGTGTACACAAGAGAAGGCAATGATCTCCTGGTCTACAAGAAGATCGACTTGGTGGATGCCTTGGCAGGAACCACTGTTAATCTGAAGACCCTCGATGGGCGTGACCTGGCGATTCAGATCATCGATGTGGTGACGCCTGggcatgagcttgtgatcgcaaagGAAGGGATGCCTTTTTCCAAGGAGAATGGGAGAAGAGGCAATCTGAGGATCCAGTTCGACGTCAATTTCCCCAAGAGGTTATCGGCAGAGCAGCGGCGCAACATTAGGAAGGATCTTGGAGGTCAACCTCAGCAGCAGTGA
- the LOC133899579 gene encoding uncharacterized protein LOC133899579 isoform X1 — protein sequence MDGFGNDFFSPRNADDVFPELFGSRSVREVKGMEYLFPNEIFHFHSRNHRFSPRFAGFFGSRSAMRVSTLRTGSSSSSIFGTKPPAVETKLPCKLEDLYAGATRKMKISRSIVKPNGQLGTETEVLTINIKPGWKKGTKITFPDKGNKQPNQLPADIVFIIDEEPHDVYTREGNDLLVYKKIDLVDALAGTTVNLKTLDGRDLAIQIIDVVTPGHELVIAKEGMPFSKENGRRGNLRIQFDVNFPKRLSAEQRRNIRKDLGGQPQQQ from the exons ATGGACGGGTTCGGCAACGACTTCTTCAGTCCTCGGAACGCCGACGACGTGTTTCCTGAGTTATTTGGCTCGCGTTCAG TCAGAGAAGTTAAGGGGATGGAGTATTTGTTCCCTAATGAGATATTCCATTTCCATTCTCGAAACCACCGCTTCAGTCCT CGGTTTGCTGGGTTCTTTGGCTCCCGTTCAG CAATGCGTGTCTCTACCTTGCGGACAGGTTCCTCGTCGTCCAGTATTTTTGGCACAAAGCCACCGGCCGTGGAAACAAAGCTGCCCTGCAAACTTGAAGATCTATATGCCGGTGCAACGCGCAAGATGAAGATATCCAGGAGCATTGTGAAGCCTAACGG GCAACTAGGGACCGAAACAGAGGTTTTAACAATCAACATAAAGCCTGGCTGGAAGAAGGGGACCAAGATCACATTCCCGGACAAGGGCAATAAGCAGCCGAACCAGCTCCCTGCCGACATCGTCTTTATCATCGATGAGGAGCCCCATGATGTGTACACAAGAGAAGGCAATGATCTCCTGGTCTACAAGAAGATCGACTTGGTGGATGCCTTGGCAGGAACCACTGTTAATCTGAAGACCCTCGATGGGCGTGACCTGGCGATTCAGATCATCGATGTGGTGACGCCTGggcatgagcttgtgatcgcaaagGAAGGGATGCCTTTTTCCAAGGAGAATGGGAGAAGAGGCAATCTGAGGATCCAGTTCGACGTCAATTTCCCCAAGAGGTTATCGGCAGAGCAGCGGCGCAACATTAGGAAGGATCTTGGAGGTCAACCTCAGCAGCAGTGA
- the LOC133899618 gene encoding uncharacterized protein LOC133899618, with product MSYRGSAGPSPAWAASRGPSPVVPLLIVVALGWVICSETLMGWYEQVTEVKETVTDNAALLVLGAGLLLLAAAVVGNRSEVVLVPLALVVVMFLIQNIMVAALLLLLAAYVAGIYYYRPDRGYYSGGVGIAGGGEWGGTGLGFYMLLLLCLVLCAMFSDEGTSWWIPGVLLVACVLCLNVFSGGKVWGYEYF from the coding sequence ATGAGCTACCGGGGGAGCGCGGGCCCGTCGCCGGCGTGGGCGGCGAGCCGGGGGCCGTCCCCGGTGGTGCCGCTCCTCATCGTGGTGGCGCTGGGGTGGGTCATCTGCAGCGAGACCCTGATGGGGTGGTACGAACAGGTGACCGAGGTGAAAGAGACCGTGACGGACAACGCCGCCCTCCTGGTCCTCGGCGccgggctgctgctgctcgccgcCGCGGTCGTCGGCAACCGGAGCGAGGTGGTCCTCGTGCCGCTGGCGCTGGTGGTGGTCATGTTCCTGATCCAGAACATCATGGTGGCCgcgctcctgctgctgctggcggCGTACGTCGCCGGCATATACTACTACCGGCCTGACCGCGGGTACTACAGCGGCGGTGTCGGCATCGCTGGTGGCGGTGAGTGGGGCGGTACCGGGTTGGGGTTCtacatgctgctgctgctgtgcctGGTGCTGTGCGCCATGTTCTCCGACGAGGGTACCAGCTGGTGGATACCAGGTGTTCTGCTGGTTGCATGCGTGCTGTGTCTCAACGTCTTCTCAGGCGGGAAAGTCTGGGGATATGAATACTTCTGA
- the LOC133899579 gene encoding uncharacterized protein LOC133899579 isoform X6 — translation MDGFGNDFFSPRNADDVFPELFGSRSAMRVSTLRTGSSSSSIFGTKPPAVETKLPCKLEDLYAGATRKMKISRSIVKPNGQLGTETEVLTINIKPGWKKGTKITFPDKGNKQPNQLPADIVFIIDEEPHDVYTREGNDLLVYKKIDLVDALAGTTVNLKTLDGRDLAIQIIDVVTPGHELVIAKEGMPFSKENGRRGNLRIQFDVNFPKRLSAEQRRNIRKDLGGQPQQQ, via the exons ATGGACGGGTTCGGCAACGACTTCTTCAGTCCTCGGAACGCCGACGACGTGTTTCCTGAGTTATTTGGCTCGCGTTCAG CAATGCGTGTCTCTACCTTGCGGACAGGTTCCTCGTCGTCCAGTATTTTTGGCACAAAGCCACCGGCCGTGGAAACAAAGCTGCCCTGCAAACTTGAAGATCTATATGCCGGTGCAACGCGCAAGATGAAGATATCCAGGAGCATTGTGAAGCCTAACGG GCAACTAGGGACCGAAACAGAGGTTTTAACAATCAACATAAAGCCTGGCTGGAAGAAGGGGACCAAGATCACATTCCCGGACAAGGGCAATAAGCAGCCGAACCAGCTCCCTGCCGACATCGTCTTTATCATCGATGAGGAGCCCCATGATGTGTACACAAGAGAAGGCAATGATCTCCTGGTCTACAAGAAGATCGACTTGGTGGATGCCTTGGCAGGAACCACTGTTAATCTGAAGACCCTCGATGGGCGTGACCTGGCGATTCAGATCATCGATGTGGTGACGCCTGggcatgagcttgtgatcgcaaagGAAGGGATGCCTTTTTCCAAGGAGAATGGGAGAAGAGGCAATCTGAGGATCCAGTTCGACGTCAATTTCCCCAAGAGGTTATCGGCAGAGCAGCGGCGCAACATTAGGAAGGATCTTGGAGGTCAACCTCAGCAGCAGTGA
- the LOC133899579 gene encoding uncharacterized protein LOC133899579 isoform X7, which translates to MDGFGNDFFSPRNADDVFPELFGSRSGSSSSSIFGTKPPAVETKLPCKLEDLYAGATRKMKISRSIVKPNGQLGTETEVLTINIKPGWKKGTKITFPDKGNKQPNQLPADIVFIIDEEPHDVYTREGNDLLVYKKIDLVDALAGTTVNLKTLDGRDLAIQIIDVVTPGHELVIAKEGMPFSKENGRRGNLRIQFDVNFPKRLSAEQRRNIRKDLGGQPQQQ; encoded by the exons ATGGACGGGTTCGGCAACGACTTCTTCAGTCCTCGGAACGCCGACGACGTGTTTCCTGAGTTATTTGGCTCGCGTTCAG GTTCCTCGTCGTCCAGTATTTTTGGCACAAAGCCACCGGCCGTGGAAACAAAGCTGCCCTGCAAACTTGAAGATCTATATGCCGGTGCAACGCGCAAGATGAAGATATCCAGGAGCATTGTGAAGCCTAACGG GCAACTAGGGACCGAAACAGAGGTTTTAACAATCAACATAAAGCCTGGCTGGAAGAAGGGGACCAAGATCACATTCCCGGACAAGGGCAATAAGCAGCCGAACCAGCTCCCTGCCGACATCGTCTTTATCATCGATGAGGAGCCCCATGATGTGTACACAAGAGAAGGCAATGATCTCCTGGTCTACAAGAAGATCGACTTGGTGGATGCCTTGGCAGGAACCACTGTTAATCTGAAGACCCTCGATGGGCGTGACCTGGCGATTCAGATCATCGATGTGGTGACGCCTGggcatgagcttgtgatcgcaaagGAAGGGATGCCTTTTTCCAAGGAGAATGGGAGAAGAGGCAATCTGAGGATCCAGTTCGACGTCAATTTCCCCAAGAGGTTATCGGCAGAGCAGCGGCGCAACATTAGGAAGGATCTTGGAGGTCAACCTCAGCAGCAGTGA
- the LOC133899579 gene encoding uncharacterized protein LOC133899579 isoform X2 has product MDGFGNDFFSPRNADDVFPELFGSRSAVHLIHPSVIQRSTGIRSHLTSPVGEVSGSDSRFAGFFGSRSGSSSSSIFGTKPPAVETKLPCKLEDLYAGATRKMKISRSIVKPNGQLGTETEVLTINIKPGWKKGTKITFPDKGNKQPNQLPADIVFIIDEEPHDVYTREGNDLLVYKKIDLVDALAGTTVNLKTLDGRDLAIQIIDVVTPGHELVIAKEGMPFSKENGRRGNLRIQFDVNFPKRLSAEQRRNIRKDLGGQPQQQ; this is encoded by the exons ATGGACGGGTTCGGCAACGACTTCTTCAGTCCTCGGAACGCCGACGACGTGTTTCCTGAGTTATTTGGCTCGCGTTCAG CAGTGCATCTGATCCATCCATCTGTGATCCAACGGTCTACAGGCATTCGAAGTCACCTGACTTCACCAGTGGGTGAAGTCAGTGGATCCGATTCCCGGTTTGCTGGGTTCTTTGGCTCCCGTTCAG GTTCCTCGTCGTCCAGTATTTTTGGCACAAAGCCACCGGCCGTGGAAACAAAGCTGCCCTGCAAACTTGAAGATCTATATGCCGGTGCAACGCGCAAGATGAAGATATCCAGGAGCATTGTGAAGCCTAACGG GCAACTAGGGACCGAAACAGAGGTTTTAACAATCAACATAAAGCCTGGCTGGAAGAAGGGGACCAAGATCACATTCCCGGACAAGGGCAATAAGCAGCCGAACCAGCTCCCTGCCGACATCGTCTTTATCATCGATGAGGAGCCCCATGATGTGTACACAAGAGAAGGCAATGATCTCCTGGTCTACAAGAAGATCGACTTGGTGGATGCCTTGGCAGGAACCACTGTTAATCTGAAGACCCTCGATGGGCGTGACCTGGCGATTCAGATCATCGATGTGGTGACGCCTGggcatgagcttgtgatcgcaaagGAAGGGATGCCTTTTTCCAAGGAGAATGGGAGAAGAGGCAATCTGAGGATCCAGTTCGACGTCAATTTCCCCAAGAGGTTATCGGCAGAGCAGCGGCGCAACATTAGGAAGGATCTTGGAGGTCAACCTCAGCAGCAGTGA
- the LOC133899435 gene encoding uncharacterized protein LOC133899435 produces MHVANHRVSWVEFCQAFCGYHISKGIMEIKRRKFLNLKQGGKSVMEGAFKKAKKHQKAAATLSSVAAPSLSKHSSIVRAQQQPPPFILSSSTRTAFHGLSLVDRRWAATAGHRRGTGRRKLLQVNARTTAKNIEVEVDKPLGLALGQKPGGGVVVTSVESGGNAAKAGLKAGDQVLYTSSFFGDELWPADKLGFTKTAIQAKPDSVYFVVSRGTDVDVKRLPKRPAPPRFGRKLTDAQKERATHVCLDCGYIYFLPKPFDEQPDEYGCPQCNAPKKRFARYDAKTGKAIGGALPPIAVIISLVIGIAGVGALLVYGLQ; encoded by the exons ATGCACGTCGCCAACCACCGGGTATCTTGGGTGGAGTTCTGCCAAGCCTTCTGTGGTTATCATATTTCCAAGGGGAtaatggagatcaagaggcggaAGTTTCTGAACCTCAAGCAGGGAGGGAAGtcagtgatgga AGGCGCAtttaaaaaagcaaaaaaacacCAAAAGGCGGCGGCCACGCTCTCCTCTGTGGCTGCCCCCTCCCTCTCCAAGCACAGCTCCATTGTCAGAGCTCAGCAGCAGCCACCTCCTTTCATCCTCTCATCGTCAACC AGGACCGCCTTCCATGGGCTGTCGCTGGTGGACAGGAGGTGGGCGGCCACTGCCGGCCACCGGAGAGGCACCGGGCGGCGGAAGCTGCTGCAGGTGAACGCGAGGACCACCGCGAAGAACATCGAGGTGGAGGTCGACAAGCCGCTCGGACTGGCCTTGGGCCAGAAGCCCGGTGGTGGTGTCGTCGTCACT TCTGTGGAGTCTGGAGGAAATGCAGCAAAAGCAGGTCTGAAAGCCGGTGACCAAGTGCTGTACACAAGTAGCTTCTTTGGAGATGAGCTGTGGCCTGCAGATAAGCTGGGGTTCACCAAGACAGCCATCCAGGCAAAGCCAGACTCTGTCTACTTTGTAGTGAGCA GAGGTACCGACGTCGATGTGAAGCGCCTACCGAAAAGGCCAGCGCCACCTCGATTTGGACGGAAGTTAACTGATGCACAAAAG GAGAGAGCAACACACGTCTGCCTTGATTGTGGATACATATACTTCCTACCCAAGCCTTTTGACGAACAG CCTGATGAGTACGGCTGTCCTCAATGCAATGCGCCAAAGAAGCGATTTGCAAGGTACGACGCGAAAACCGGAAAGGCTATCGGTGGCGCTCTGCCGCCTATTGCAGTGATCATCAGTTTGGTAATCGGCATTGCCGGAGTAGGGGCCTTGCTTGTATATGGCCTGCAATAG
- the LOC133899619 gene encoding acyl-CoA-binding domain-containing protein 1: MGLKEDFEEYAEKAKTLPENISNENKLILYGLYKQATVGDVNTSRPGIFNQRDRAKWDAWKAVEGKSKEEAMSDYITKVKQLQEEAAAGDS; the protein is encoded by the exons ATGGGTCTGAAG GAGGATTTCGAGGAGTACGCCGAGAAGGCGAAGACCTTGCCCGAGAACATTAGCAATGAGAACAAGCTTATCCTCTATGGACTCTACAAGCAAGCCACTGTTGGAGATGTGAATACCT CTCGGCCTGGCATATTCAACCAGAGGGACAGGGCCAAATGGGATGCATGGAAGGCTGTTGAAG GCAAATCAAAGGAAGAGGCAATGAGTGACTATATCACCAAGGTGAAGCAGCTCCAGGAGGAGGCTGCTGCAGGCGACTCTTAG
- the LOC133899579 gene encoding uncharacterized protein LOC133899579 isoform X5 has product MDGFGNDFFSPRNADDVFPELFGSRSGIRSHLTSPVGEVSGSDSRFAGFFGSRSGSSSSSIFGTKPPAVETKLPCKLEDLYAGATRKMKISRSIVKPNGQLGTETEVLTINIKPGWKKGTKITFPDKGNKQPNQLPADIVFIIDEEPHDVYTREGNDLLVYKKIDLVDALAGTTVNLKTLDGRDLAIQIIDVVTPGHELVIAKEGMPFSKENGRRGNLRIQFDVNFPKRLSAEQRRNIRKDLGGQPQQQ; this is encoded by the exons ATGGACGGGTTCGGCAACGACTTCTTCAGTCCTCGGAACGCCGACGACGTGTTTCCTGAGTTATTTGGCTCGCGTTCAG GCATTCGAAGTCACCTGACTTCACCAGTGGGTGAAGTCAGTGGATCCGATTCCCGGTTTGCTGGGTTCTTTGGCTCCCGTTCAG GTTCCTCGTCGTCCAGTATTTTTGGCACAAAGCCACCGGCCGTGGAAACAAAGCTGCCCTGCAAACTTGAAGATCTATATGCCGGTGCAACGCGCAAGATGAAGATATCCAGGAGCATTGTGAAGCCTAACGG GCAACTAGGGACCGAAACAGAGGTTTTAACAATCAACATAAAGCCTGGCTGGAAGAAGGGGACCAAGATCACATTCCCGGACAAGGGCAATAAGCAGCCGAACCAGCTCCCTGCCGACATCGTCTTTATCATCGATGAGGAGCCCCATGATGTGTACACAAGAGAAGGCAATGATCTCCTGGTCTACAAGAAGATCGACTTGGTGGATGCCTTGGCAGGAACCACTGTTAATCTGAAGACCCTCGATGGGCGTGACCTGGCGATTCAGATCATCGATGTGGTGACGCCTGggcatgagcttgtgatcgcaaagGAAGGGATGCCTTTTTCCAAGGAGAATGGGAGAAGAGGCAATCTGAGGATCCAGTTCGACGTCAATTTCCCCAAGAGGTTATCGGCAGAGCAGCGGCGCAACATTAGGAAGGATCTTGGAGGTCAACCTCAGCAGCAGTGA